From a single Nicotiana tomentosiformis chromosome 2, ASM39032v3, whole genome shotgun sequence genomic region:
- the LOC138905955 gene encoding uncharacterized protein: MPEFPRVEWRGSLDYIPSKVISYFKAQRIVGKGCLAYLAFVRDFSADTPAIEFVPVLRDFLHLFPIDLPGMLPDRDIDFGIDLVLGTQPISSPLYRVALSELKDLQEQLQEIYNKGFIKPSGSPWGAPVLFVNKKDCTMQMCIDYK; encoded by the coding sequence atgccggagtttcctagggttgagtggagaggttctctggactatATTCCCAGTAAAGTGATTTCATATTTTAAGGCCCAACGGATTGTTGGGAAGGGAtgtctggcatatttggcctttgtgagggattttAGTGCTGATACCCCTGCCATTGAGTTCGTTCCGGTACTGAGAGACTTTCTACATCTGTTTCCTATAGACCTTCCAGGCATGCtacccgacagggacattgattttggtattgacttggtgctgggcactcaacccatctctagtCCTCTGTATCGTGTGGCACTATCAGAGTTGAAGGATTTgcaagaacaacttcaggagatATATAATAAGGGATTCATTAAGCCTAGCgggtcgccttggggtgcaccagttctatttgtaaataagaaggattgtactatgcagatgtgcattgattacaagtag